The DNA segment ttacagtggcgtgaatgaaacacgaaataaaatggaacaagagtgaaaaaaatttttaatattgtttaaaactggttcatatatgagcgcagaacctgaaaatgttggacatatgtaatattatgcatgtaatttgaagtagtgaatcgtaatcaataggatactcaatttcgatttttttgatgatacgttattttgcattttaggtgacgatatatactgTATGTCTTATCAGCTGTTTCCTGTTTGATTTCACacaacatttttgcaaaaatattttcgttttgatTAAACAActgttcaataataattttataataaattttgttagttGAGCTctacaaataaacatatatgtaaatattatgaaaattctatagTTTAAATGTAcacgtaaataaatattaaatgagaATTGCGTAACAACTACGTATTTAGTAATGTAAAGTCTTCTGTAACACACAAATGAGATCTGAGATGATTAATATCATACACtatggcaaaaaaattaaacccgtaaatgatatttaaaaaaataataataattttgctaattgtccaaatatgaattaaatttcCTTCAGTAGGAATATcccaatggataaaaatattcagcaaggatttatttctaaccaaacttcGTGTGCGGAATAGTCGCGAATATTGAAAAGGCGCACGGTGATCTACTTTTATCAAAAAcgcaagcctacgagtggtataaagccttcaaagacggtcgagagatcgttgaaacatgcctcgttctggtcgagcttcgacctcttcaactgacgaaaatattaaaaaagtgaaagatgtGGTGCTTGAAAAAAGTCAAGCACGTGTTAGAAAGATGGCAAGAGACTCGTCTTCTCTCAtaagtccgttcgaatgattttggtggatatttttgatattaaacgCTCGTACCGATGAAGCTATTCcgcttttttcaaaatgaagaccttaaacaggtctctttggacatgcttgatcgtccGAATTCCGATCACATATTCATGGAGAGCACTATAAATACCGAAAAGACAAggttttatgagtttgacatgcaaacaagtcaacaatcatcggaatgaagagaaaaacgagccgaaagcaaaaaaaccacgccaaagccgctcaaaaatcaaggaaatggtcatttttttttcaatattcgtggtttggtgcgtCATGAaattgttccggagggacagacggtcaataaggaggtCTATTTGATCGTATTgtggcgtttgcgtgagaacttCCGACGAAAACGGCCAGAATTaaggaagaacaattcatggagtTTACACAATAATAATGCGCCATCGCATCGAGTCTCGATTGTGACCGAATATAAacccaaaaacgcaatgaataccatcgatcaaccgccttattcaccagatttggcttcgtgtgattttttcttgtttcccaaactgaaattgccgctctaaggaacccgttttcagtccaTCAGATAGATCCCAAaaattgcttatgaaaagtgtttcgaggactgcaAGAACCGTTGGTGTAAGTGTATTACATTTGGTGGGGATTAGTGTGAAGGCGACATAAAactattgatgaataattacaatttgaaattttgaaaagaatttatttctatttttgcatatttcgatAGTCTGCACCCTTAAAAATCCCACACTcaaatttcaaatgaatatcTCAAATACCTTTTCAGTTACAGGTTTGTAATGTTCATCCGCTGAGTTCACACAGTTTATCATTAAATTGTTTTGGCAGACAAAAAACTACCAAAATTTTGAGTACAAGCCAATCTTTTTAAACGCtgtcattttgttaattttttcgtcaCTGTTGTACAGACAATATCTTCTAGAAACAGGTTTTATAGGTTTCTTTCATGGAGGAGTTTGTAATCGCTGCAGCAGTAGAGGACCTTTTGTTGAACGCGtgtataaatgaataaatttcataaaatatttttataaaacaaaaaaattaatttacccttaaaatattaaaagaatttatttaatcgttttttttagtttcacaaAATCTCCTTTTTTGTACTGTCAGAGTAGGCGCGCCTCCTAAATAAGTTTTAAACCTTTTGTTTGGTATGTTTCCTAACTTTTAATGCTCTAATTCCCTTTAAAtagtagttttaaaatatttcaaataagtcATATTTAACAAGCTGTAAGACACGAACTTAGAAGAAAGGTCCTTGCACCCtttgaaatcaatttaaattttaagtacgGAATGTAAatgattttacttttcttataaTATTGGTATTGGCAGAGCCACTTAATAGCTGATTTAtcagcatttttaatttttttgcttttagttaAATTGCTGcactattaatttttaatgtaaaccCTTTTCTAATTAATAGATATACCATATAACATTATTATAAATAGTATACTTTATTGCTTTGAGTGTTCTTAAATAAGCTTGATACCAAGTACTGACAGGTATTAACATTTCAATGTGGCCTGGTTTTCTACTAACACACCTATATAGAGAAAATagtttcaaaacttttataactttctttattcttttattCGCTTAGATATTCCGATGGCACCGTAAAGCTGCGTAATTCGAACATCGAACTGATGGATCAAGATATTCTCTACCATCTTGCTCTGGGCAGTGAAAGTCATGATTTGCACGAAATGTTCGGTGATGTTAAAGTAAGTAAGgagattttcataaaaaataatattattatatgtgacctggtctacgaaaagggggctaacgtgcgaaaactagttttctgggaaaagctgttaaaaataatcgtcagtttctcgttatctcattaattgttctcctttttttgacacctaagcccccttttcgtagaccaggtcacatatatatatataatactctTGCTAAcgtttaaaacttaaatttatagCGGACTCTATAGGGAACCCTATCAATTGACATTTCTtcatactttaattaatttgaagtgcaCCTGCTCGCTATGCATAAACTTTGATCTTGTCTACAAAAATTTAGCACCAAATTCACGGAATTGAGTTCAATGCAAGGGATTATTAGGCCTTCTCATGATAATGGCATAACCGCGAACTAttctaaatttctttaattatgtcaaactattttatttataccagttgtctTTTCGAATCGCAACCCTTTTTGAATCCGATAAATATTATCTAACGACCAAACAGTTTTCTACTTGTATTAATTTATGGATTAAACAGAAAGAGAGGTTGAAGAACACATTCAAAACAGAGTTAAACAGATTAAACCAaggtaaccttgaacttcttaatgacttttacactttttGTAATGCTGTACCTTGGGAGAGCAGCCAGTTGTACATATTTCACCACTTAAGTCCTTCATGCGCTGGGAAGAGACTACGTTACCTCTACCAAACCCTTCTGCTGACATTTGGAGTGTGTGTTTGGCTATCTGACCGATTACTTGGTGAAGCGGTATGACAtccagcatgacttcaagtgtCGCCGACAGACATGTGCACCGACCTTGTGCGCCGACACGCAGATGCAGGCGAGTCGTTGTAGTTTCGATAATTGAAGTACTACCGAAGACTGCGATGCTTTCGAAGTCTCAAGCCACATTGACAATCTTTGGCTACTATGTCTAGCAGAAGATATTTCTTTAGTTGAATTTGAAAGCGTACACCCACTTTCTACATAATGCGATTTGAAGTCCCAACAGCTTATTTGACTTCGCATTATCtcattggaaaaattaaaattttatttgtttccgTATATATATCCTTTTGTTTCTATAGATTATATCGGTCAACATATcagatatttaataaaattagcaTATATTTTGAGTCGCATATTTACAGTAATACTATATAACAGCATTTcttgtttgcaaatatgtaaattaaaagtcAAGTAACACATTTTCCTAGAAGCTTGTTAAGCAGGTCATGGATTTTGAACACCCCTCATTAACATTAAAACTAATCACAATGTTGTTCTATAAATTTGCTacactataaatatataattaataaatatgcaaGTATAATTATAGTAAacaaatatgtgaatatataacaatattaaatgaACTTGAAAATGCCGCTCAGAGTTATTCTACCGGATCTTTGAGGTGCCATGTAAATTGTGTGAATTTTGCTTGAAATCGAATCAACTaatgtttgaaataattaattcgCCTTTTATTAAACTAAAACGTAATTGATGTGATAAGCtatcatttaaattaaatccCGCTAATCTCGGCGCTAATATTCACTTACATACACacgcgcatacatatgtacatctgggCGTACAATTGGGAATTAACATACAATGACTGTGTCACAATTTATAcacaaattaaaatgattgccgctgatacatatgtgtatttatagtagatatgtatattttggtATTAGAGGTCAAAGATGAACAAACATGCCACGAGAAAGAAATATAttgcactcacatacatatgtatatataataagagatattttattaaatatgtacagtAGATGGCATTAGTAGACATTAGCAAAGTCAGGCTttcaaaaatagaatttttctagAAATGCAAAATCTACCAACAAgcttcattaataaataacgcCAAAAGCcataatatttgaatacttgtatatatttgtattaaaaaccacaaaattccGCTGTACTGCCTCACCTTCAACTTGACCACTTTCACACTTGGCTCAAATATGCATAAATTGGCTTCGGCTATTTCGGGCAAGAACAAGTTTCAAATCCTGCAGTTGTGTATAAATTGTTTGCTAAGTGTAAATTTAaagtttgtacatatgtgtgtaccaaCAACTCATTACTCAACGAATCAAAGCAAATAGCTGATGTGAGTAATCGGTTGGAAATTGTGCAATCAAAAGAGCGAATAACCATTTTGGCGCCTAAACGTATGCttcaatttataattcatttaatAAACATGTATGATACTACAGTGCACTCCCGCTAATATGAACACTGTGTATGTTGAATTAGGTTAGGCTATTCAAAAGCAATTTCGTTATTTCTTTCCAAATCTTCAATTGCTACAGTCAAAGCAAACTTTAAGTACTTAGGCTAGTGTGTTAGGCAGTAGAAAAGCAGtagatatttgttgttgtaacggttaccGATCATCTAAGTGTATGGTCCAGAAAAGAGCTGTAGGTAAGAaccatattttgtataaaattatagattGTTAATGAAACAACTTATTCCGACAGGGTTGTACCATAAGAGAGGGACGGGTCGTTATATTAGTGGACTTAACTAGAGATTTTTTGCGTTATAGATTCGGATTTTAGTACCAGATaatcattcttcttcttccgagtttacaacagtgcgccagtcgtgtTTCCTTCGcactatttggcgccaatttgaaattaaaagtgcagccaggtccttctctagcTGGtattttcaacggagtggagctctTACTCTGCTtcttccggcgggtactgcgtcgaatactttcagagctggagtattttcatccattcgaagaacatgacctagccagcatagccgctctTTCCTTATTCGCTGATCTATGTCAATGATGACGTTATCCCGTACAGCTCAGCGTTCCATCGTTTTCTCTAGAAAACTCGCAAGGcctactcatcagatgttgtcattgccCATGCCGCTGCATCttatagcaggacggagatgatgagtgacttgtagaattacCCCTCTCGGCCAACTTGagaagctcttcgtactcacgcatttcggcctctcttaTTTTTTGCCTGCAAATGCATCTCGTTTccatcttcaactctcggtatgaTTTCATCCTGTAAGTTTGTTTTCTCTTCACTGAGACATAACATCGTATCAgatgttcttttgccttttccgtaAGCCAATGGTTTCTTTTGTAGCTGTACATAAGGAtattgaaatgccgtcccactgttcccttataccgagttcctgatgagtgctctctgttgtgattgcagcttctcgacgtcgacgCAACAAAATAGTGCTTCGAGTCAATGCTAGGccttcggagcgtacgcacgtctaaaacactgaagacgtgtcttcctTCTGTCACAGCATGACCGACCTGGTTGGTGgctttcgatccggagacagcccagatgaattttcctatgctcgaatctagtactacagataaccataatCATACACAGTAAGCAAATAGGACAGACTGAAGGAAATGGAAAGATTAATTGATGTCAAGATCGTGATAGTAATAGACAGCTTCCTTTGAAAGCTGTGTATAAGGTCGGATATCATTCGAGTGTTTTAGGAAATACTTTTGAATATTCTTGGGAGATGAACCGCAGGCGTAATTTGCGTAATATTAGACCTTAATGTTGTGTTATCAATTTGATGGTCTACTGACAGCTTTTTCATTCAAGTTCCATAGAAAGAAAGGGAGATAAAGCTACTTAATCAATATAAAGTCTATTACCAGGCAATTGCCTTCTAATCAACAACATTTCTCTGACGCTTTCGCCGAGTACAGCTAGATGAGGATCTAAGTTTTCATTTAGCTCTGTTATATTGATCGTATTTAGAGTATATGGTATAGGTACAAACCATCAAAAGTTCGAATAAATAACCCACGGATTTTTGTACTCCTTCGGCAATTTGCCGAGGCGATGAAAAGGGGTTACCGTGAGTTGTTGCGGgtcgattttttatataaaattgaatatgGGAAATATTCTACGAATTATTCTAAACAGCTTTGCTCAAGAGACTAtcggtctaaaaccggtttcaagTCAGCGACTTTTAtggcaaagtttaaaaaatgtgaaaaatcgtTATTTTGGAGATATGTTATCTATATAGTTGTCGTATCTGGTTGATtccaacaaatgatcaatataatatcaaaattcATCTagttatatgtgacctggtctacgaaaagggagctaacgtgcgaaaactagttttctgggaaaagctgttaaaaataatcgtcagtttctcgttatctcattaattgttctcctttttttgacacctaagccccctttccgtagaccaggtcacatatattaaatttcattcggatatctcaaaaactgacgaacacATTTGAAtaatctctaaaaaaaaaatgtaaaaattgtctTCTAATTTTCTTTCAGTTTGTTTGCATGGGCGGAACACCAAagcgtatggaaaactttgcaCATTTCATTATGGGCGAAATTGGTTATAAATTACCCGCCGGTACAAAATTGGAAGACATCAGCGCCTATTCATATCGCTACTCAATGTACAAAGTAGGTCCAGTGCTTTGTGTTAGTCACGGCATGGGAACACCCTCTGTCAGCATATTGTTGCACGAATTGATCAAACTCATGTATCACGCCAAGTGTCAAGACCCCATATTTATACGTATTGGCACTTGTGGTGGTGTTGGAGTTGAGGGGGGTACTGTTATCATCACCGAAGAAGCGCTCGATAGCCACATGCGGAATGCGCACGAATTTGTAAGTAAAAATCCCCttgaaaattacttaaaataactTTTGCTTACAAAAATTGACTTGCTTCCAGACAATTTTGGGCAAAACTGTTTTGCGACCTGCCAAATTGGATAAGAAACTGGCACGTGAGCTGAAAGCGCTTGCCAGTGAGGATGATCCTTATGACACGATTATCGGCAAAACTCTCTGTACAAATGACTTCTATGAAGGTatgaagaattaattaattgtattaCTTATATTATGAAtcggaattattatttttttccttgcTTTTGCAGGTCAAGGTCGTTTGGATGGCGCATTCTGCGAATTCACCGAAACCGATAAAATGGAATATTTGGAGATGTTGAGCAGCAAAGGTGTGGTCAACATCGAAATGGAGAGTACCATTTTCGCTGCACTTACATATCATGCTGGCATTAAAGCGGCAGTCGTATGCGTTGCGCTATTAAATCGTCTAAATGGTGATCAGGTGAGTTGCATCGAAATTACAGAGGGATGAAAGTACTTCATGAGCCATTAATTTCTGGTTCGGTGTTCTTCACTTCATGAAGGAGAAGTCATAAACTAACGAAATACTATATCAAACTAATTATGGAGTTGTGATAATCATCGGTTTTTATTAAgtcaaattcaatgaaaaaaatcgctTATGTCAAATTCAATGGCGACAAAACTCTCATGTCAAACACAATGAAAATCTGCAAAACTGACAACAGCACAATATACAATGtcattttatattcaggttttCACTAgactgttgaaaatttttgtcaTAATTATGCAATTTTAGGTTTGACTAGAAGTGTCATTGATTTTGACATTGTGCAAAATCGCCATCCCGTCTATATTCAAagataaaaagattttttacaaaattagttTTGTATCTTTTTTTGCCGTTTGCTACATAGGGAACACTTGGCATTAGATAAAAAATGAACTTTGGAGTAAGCAATAtgcaatatctcaaaaacggagAGAGTAGTTCGCCTATATACAGAGAGACGGGCAttgttaaatcgactcagctcgtcacgttgATCATTATCGGCGTTTCCTTTTGGGTCAACAGTCATGAAGTGAATGGGACTCAGCTCTGCTT comes from the Bactrocera neohumeralis isolate Rockhampton chromosome 2, APGP_CSIRO_Bneo_wtdbg2-racon-allhic-juicebox.fasta_v2, whole genome shotgun sequence genome and includes:
- the LOC126756769 gene encoding uridine phosphorylase 1-like isoform X2 — protein: MSLFGGNSHSISEEEIDEYSDGTVKLRNSNIELMDQDILYHLALGSESHDLHEMFGDVKFVCMGGTPKRMENFAHFIMGEIGYKLPAGTKLEDISAYSYRYSMYKVGPVLCVSHGMGTPSVSILLHELIKLMYHAKCQDPIFIRIGTCGGVGVEGGTVIITEEALDSHMRNAHEFTILGKTVLRPAKLDKKLARELKALASEDDPYDTIIGKTLCTNDFYEGQGRLDGAFCEFTETDKMEYLEMLSSKGVVNIEMESTIFAALTYHAGIKAAVVCVALLNRLNGDQVNAPKEVMHEWQNRPQTLISRYICKTLAQKGQLKSLSRGSIKSPRRFKLVQQESQAHE
- the LOC126756769 gene encoding uridine phosphorylase 1-like isoform X1 codes for the protein MPPTGLIAVNSEDCERCNEDYEEEYEFHASVCVWTRYSDGTVKLRNSNIELMDQDILYHLALGSESHDLHEMFGDVKFVCMGGTPKRMENFAHFIMGEIGYKLPAGTKLEDISAYSYRYSMYKVGPVLCVSHGMGTPSVSILLHELIKLMYHAKCQDPIFIRIGTCGGVGVEGGTVIITEEALDSHMRNAHEFTILGKTVLRPAKLDKKLARELKALASEDDPYDTIIGKTLCTNDFYEGQGRLDGAFCEFTETDKMEYLEMLSSKGVVNIEMESTIFAALTYHAGIKAAVVCVALLNRLNGDQVNAPKEVMHEWQNRPQTLISRYICKTLAQKGQLKSLSRGSIKSPRRFKLVQQESQAHE